A window of Metabacillus sp. B2-18 contains these coding sequences:
- a CDS encoding methyl-accepting chemotaxis protein, with product MSADLLDRAEEGISTSEDVADANAELVSQSGENLEILTMLKQKASSIENITKTIREIASQTNLLALNAAIEAARAGEHGRGFNVVADEVRKLANRVQDSVQEVNAHIEGITSEIVKISDVTQRSQTGITSSQTLIEQAMQEFKNICMSAQQLDEQARTFKEML from the coding sequence ATGTCCGCTGATCTTTTAGATCGGGCAGAAGAAGGAATCTCTACCAGTGAAGACGTTGCAGATGCGAATGCGGAGCTTGTCTCACAATCAGGTGAAAACTTAGAAATTTTAACAATGTTAAAACAAAAAGCTTCTTCTATTGAAAACATCACGAAAACAATTCGTGAAATTGCTTCACAAACCAATCTTTTAGCTTTAAATGCAGCGATAGAAGCAGCTCGTGCCGGGGAACATGGAAGAGGATTTAACGTTGTAGCAGATGAAGTTCGAAAACTAGCAAATCGTGTACAAGATTCTGTTCAAGAAGTAAATGCACATATCGAAGGAATTACAAGTGAAATTGTTAAAATCAGTGATGTAACACAGCGTTCACAAACAGGAATAACAAGCAGTCAAACATTGATTGAGCAAGCAATGCAAGAGTTTAAAAACATATGCATGTCAGCACAGCAATTAGATGAACAAGCTAGAACATTTAAGGAAATGCTTTGA
- a CDS encoding MFS transporter, with translation MGTTSFRHLWLGQLLANSGDVFYIVGLMAIIHEQTGSAMYLAVVPFIITVAKFSSGFIAPLLLDQYRLKSLLVFSQLGKTLILFTMQLGTIFFSWNLIIIFFLVFCISFFDGWATPARNAMLPRLVQKEELVKANSFVSTLDQTVQLGGWASGGILVTLIGGNHVIWLTLCLFVLSTFYMQLLRDDAEQIVNKDSVLSKWESLKEGWRYIWKVPSIRSISFIYVLEYFASAVWIAAILYVYVDEILGKDQAWWGYINATFFLGLVIGGLFAVKFARVVDSHLPYVIIISSFGICIGTFTVGLNSSPIAALFLSALCGFLEQVKSISLQTSLQRAASIHQLPKIYAAQGALLSLVFAVSSVTFGFLTELYSVSFSFIVAALLLFSSGIYSTIKKKLLSS, from the coding sequence ATGGGAACAACATCTTTTAGACACCTTTGGCTCGGACAGTTACTAGCAAACAGTGGTGATGTGTTTTACATTGTTGGGCTTATGGCCATTATTCATGAGCAAACAGGTTCGGCTATGTATTTAGCGGTTGTACCGTTTATCATCACTGTTGCAAAATTCAGTAGTGGCTTTATTGCACCGCTGCTTTTGGATCAATATCGATTAAAATCGCTATTGGTTTTTTCACAGTTAGGAAAGACGTTGATACTCTTTACTATGCAATTAGGAACGATCTTCTTCTCATGGAATCTCATCATTATCTTTTTTCTTGTATTTTGCATTTCTTTTTTTGATGGATGGGCAACACCTGCCAGAAATGCAATGCTGCCTCGACTTGTCCAAAAAGAGGAATTAGTAAAAGCGAACAGTTTTGTTTCTACTTTAGATCAAACGGTTCAACTCGGTGGTTGGGCATCAGGAGGAATATTAGTTACCCTAATTGGTGGAAATCATGTGATTTGGCTCACTCTATGTTTATTTGTTCTATCAACATTTTATATGCAATTGCTTAGAGATGACGCTGAACAAATCGTAAATAAAGACTCGGTGCTATCTAAATGGGAATCACTAAAAGAAGGTTGGCGTTATATTTGGAAAGTGCCGTCAATAAGATCGATTTCTTTCATTTATGTTTTGGAATATTTTGCGAGTGCAGTGTGGATTGCAGCAATTCTCTATGTTTATGTGGACGAAATATTAGGGAAAGATCAAGCATGGTGGGGTTATATCAATGCAACCTTTTTTCTTGGCCTTGTTATTGGAGGACTTTTTGCCGTGAAGTTTGCAAGGGTTGTTGATTCACATCTTCCTTATGTGATTATTATTTCTTCATTTGGAATTTGTATTGGTACATTTACCGTTGGTTTAAATTCATCACCAATAGCAGCCCTCTTTCTTTCAGCATTATGTGGATTTTTAGAGCAGGTAAAAAGCATTTCCTTACAAACGTCTTTACAAAGAGCTGCTTCAATTCATCAATTACCTAAAATTTATGCGGCACAAGGTGCATTGCTTTCTCTAGTTTTTGCTGTTTCTTCTGTTACATTTGGATTTTTAACAGAGTTGTACTCTGTTAGTTTTTCATTCATCGTAGCAGCATTATTATTGTTTAGTTCAGGAATATATTCAACTATTAAAAAGAAACTACTATCATCGTAG
- a CDS encoding SDR family NAD(P)-dependent oxidoreductase — MNVWPSKTCLITGGNSGIGKAAAIQLAKHGLKIIIGCRDEKRGLVALEEIKEKSNSDSVELLLLDMSSQCCIRSAVNELISNHSQIDVLIHNAADFDISRKAPQYSDENIETVWATNHIGPVLLTELLLDKLKQSEQGRIITIASQGLVLHPFLKINYSNPEFTNEKFRVETAYYQSKLAQVMYTYWLSDKLKNTKITVNCIRVTNVKIDIERYPNLSQLMKLMYSVKSKFSISPDEMAQTYLYLATSPELQSVTGKYFDEKNRLVTSSTFSKDKHQIEKLMELTAKYIFTDSKS; from the coding sequence GTGAACGTATGGCCAAGCAAAACATGCTTAATAACTGGTGGGAATTCGGGGATTGGAAAAGCTGCAGCCATTCAACTAGCAAAACATGGGTTGAAAATTATTATCGGTTGCAGAGATGAAAAAAGGGGTTTGGTTGCATTAGAAGAAATCAAGGAGAAAAGTAATAGCGATTCTGTGGAATTATTACTACTAGATATGAGTTCTCAATGTTGTATTAGATCTGCAGTTAATGAATTAATATCTAATCACAGCCAAATCGATGTTCTTATTCATAATGCAGCTGACTTTGATATTAGTAGAAAAGCACCTCAATATTCAGATGAAAACATCGAAACTGTTTGGGCAACAAACCACATTGGACCTGTTTTGTTGACAGAATTATTACTAGATAAACTAAAACAAAGTGAACAAGGTCGAATTATTACAATTGCTTCACAAGGATTAGTTTTACACCCGTTTTTAAAAATCAATTATTCTAATCCTGAATTTACCAATGAGAAATTCCGAGTTGAAACAGCGTATTATCAATCAAAACTTGCTCAAGTGATGTACACATATTGGCTTTCCGATAAGTTGAAGAACACAAAAATTACAGTGAATTGTATAAGAGTTACCAATGTGAAAATAGATATTGAACGGTATCCAAATTTATCTCAACTGATGAAACTTATGTATTCAGTAAAAAGTAAGTTTTCCATCTCTCCAGATGAAATGGCCCAAACTTACTTATATTTAGCAACATCTCCTGAGTTACAATCAGTTACCGGAAAATACTTTGACGAAAAAAATAGACTAGTAACTTCATCAACGTTCAGCAAAGATAAACATCAGATTGAGAAATTGATGGAACTAACGGCAAAGTACATTTTTACTGACTCAAAATCTTGA
- a CDS encoding response regulator transcription factor, with the protein MSRTILIVDDQPEITELLSLYLKKEGFHIIEAHDGMDAFQLIAKEQIDLMLVDIMMPIIDGYQLIKKVRETLQIPIIIISAKQEDQDKIEGLSLGADDFIQKPFNPLEVVARVHALLRRSYNYSLEAITQPEDHESRKKVVGNLTLDENSFSIIKQELVIQLTKIEYRILEMLMDYPGRVFTKQQIFERAWNDYYIGGEEDNTINVHISKLREKIEENPKKPTYIKTVRGLGYKFEK; encoded by the coding sequence GTGAGTAGAACCATTTTAATCGTTGATGATCAACCAGAGATTACCGAATTGCTCAGCCTTTATCTAAAAAAAGAAGGCTTTCATATTATTGAGGCACATGATGGAATGGATGCATTTCAACTAATTGCAAAAGAACAAATCGATTTAATGCTTGTGGACATTATGATGCCGATCATTGATGGCTATCAACTTATTAAAAAAGTGAGAGAAACGTTACAAATTCCAATTATTATTATATCGGCAAAACAAGAAGATCAAGACAAAATAGAAGGTCTTAGTTTAGGAGCGGATGATTTTATTCAAAAGCCATTCAATCCTTTGGAAGTTGTAGCAAGAGTTCATGCTCTTTTAAGAAGGAGCTATAACTATTCCTTAGAAGCAATAACACAACCAGAAGATCATGAATCACGAAAAAAAGTTGTTGGAAATCTCACACTAGATGAAAATTCGTTTTCCATTATAAAACAAGAATTGGTCATTCAGTTAACGAAAATTGAATATAGAATTCTTGAGATGTTAATGGATTATCCTGGAAGAGTTTTTACAAAGCAGCAAATTTTTGAAAGAGCATGGAATGATTATTACATTGGTGGTGAAGAGGATAATACCATTAATGTCCATATCTCGAAGCTAAGGGAAAAGATTGAAGAAAATCCGAAAAAACCAACCTATATAAAAACAGTGAGAGGATTGGGATACAAGTTTGAAAAATGA
- a CDS encoding sensor histidine kinase, whose amino-acid sequence MIFKLFPKEEGFLPYMYIANMCIPFYFLLQEPSNKQYPGLLLMLAFMIIYRQIFWSEKLVKYLVTSEIIITLIFAYFYNPMYLYIVFVFVYLFVRLPIKWMYVLCGLFTLSSITLIYQEIFPDKLHLLISFLPPLFGGGILPFIMRASLRYKELNEDLKRLMEEKEQLEESKKRMLADLSHDLKTPMTTIQGYSKALYEEFVEDEEQKQRYLKYIHDKSVRVTTLIDELFMFSKLETPDSQLNKEKKDLCEFFREVIVEYYQLFSEKKMELNIDIPITKLIYEFDSKLLYRAISNLLENAAKYNPEQTTVFISLTKRANCITLEIGDDGTGIKDDLTNTLFDPFVRGDKSRKNDGGSGLGLAITKKIIEKHEGKIILDTKPVRGKTNFIIELPVKEV is encoded by the coding sequence TTGATTTTTAAGCTGTTTCCAAAGGAAGAAGGATTTCTTCCATATATGTATATTGCGAATATGTGTATTCCTTTTTACTTTTTGTTGCAAGAACCTTCAAATAAGCAGTATCCTGGTTTATTGTTGATGCTTGCATTTATGATCATCTACAGGCAGATATTTTGGAGTGAAAAATTAGTAAAATATTTAGTAACAAGTGAGATCATCATTACTCTTATTTTTGCTTATTTTTACAACCCGATGTATTTATATATTGTTTTTGTGTTTGTGTACCTGTTTGTACGATTGCCAATAAAGTGGATGTACGTTTTATGTGGACTTTTTACATTATCTAGTATTACCCTTATCTATCAAGAAATTTTTCCTGATAAACTGCATTTACTTATTAGCTTTCTTCCTCCGTTATTTGGTGGAGGAATATTACCATTTATAATGAGAGCATCGCTTAGATACAAAGAACTAAATGAAGATTTGAAGCGACTGATGGAAGAAAAAGAACAACTTGAAGAAAGTAAAAAAAGAATGCTGGCAGATCTTTCTCATGATTTAAAAACACCAATGACAACCATTCAAGGATATTCAAAAGCATTATATGAAGAATTTGTGGAAGATGAAGAACAAAAACAACGTTATTTAAAGTATATTCATGACAAGTCTGTAAGAGTAACAACATTAATTGATGAGCTTTTTATGTTTTCAAAATTGGAAACACCGGACTCCCAATTGAATAAAGAGAAAAAAGATCTTTGTGAGTTTTTCAGAGAAGTTATTGTAGAATATTATCAGTTGTTCTCAGAAAAGAAAATGGAGCTAAACATTGACATCCCAATTACTAAATTGATATATGAATTTGACTCGAAGCTTCTATATCGTGCTATTTCAAACTTATTAGAAAATGCTGCTAAGTACAATCCCGAACAAACAACAGTGTTTATCTCGTTAACAAAAAGAGCGAATTGTATCACCTTAGAAATTGGAGATGATGGAACTGGTATTAAAGACGACCTGACCAATACATTATTTGATCCTTTTGTAAGAGGAGATAAAAGTAGAAAGAATGACGGTGGCTCTGGTTTA
- a CDS encoding pentapeptide repeat-containing protein: MSTNLLNSEKYSADCVKCFGLCCVALPYAKSADFAKDKASGSPCENLQEDYRCKIHKNLRNTGYRGCTVYECFGAGQKVSQITYKGKDWREHPAIANEMYNVFPIMQQLHEMLCYLTEALQRAEAKPIYKDLSNMLEKTEALTAQNPKSILELNLHVHRAGVSELLQKVSELVRSQANKAQKRHEKRSDFIGAKLRKANLKGANLRGALLIAADLREADMRVTDLLGADLRDANLSGANLMGCIFLTQAQVNSANGNRDTRLPLGLKTPVHWMVK; this comes from the coding sequence TTGTCTACGAATCTACTAAATAGTGAAAAATATAGTGCTGATTGTGTAAAGTGTTTTGGGCTTTGTTGTGTGGCCTTACCTTATGCGAAATCAGCAGACTTTGCAAAAGATAAAGCTAGTGGATCTCCATGTGAAAATCTTCAAGAAGATTATCGCTGTAAAATTCATAAAAACTTAAGAAATACAGGATATCGCGGGTGTACAGTTTATGAATGCTTTGGGGCAGGACAGAAGGTTTCCCAAATAACATATAAAGGGAAAGATTGGCGAGAACACCCAGCAATAGCGAACGAAATGTACAATGTTTTTCCAATTATGCAGCAACTGCATGAAATGCTTTGTTACTTAACAGAAGCATTGCAGCGAGCAGAAGCTAAACCTATATATAAAGACCTAAGTAATATGCTTGAGAAAACAGAGGCTCTCACTGCTCAAAATCCTAAGTCTATACTTGAGTTGAATCTCCATGTTCATAGAGCTGGTGTGAGTGAGTTACTACAAAAGGTAAGTGAGCTAGTTCGTTCACAAGCAAACAAAGCTCAAAAAAGACATGAAAAAAGAAGCGATTTTATAGGTGCAAAGTTAAGAAAAGCAAACCTAAAAGGAGCAAATTTAAGAGGAGCACTGCTAATTGCAGCTGATTTAAGAGAAGCTGATATGAGAGTAACTGACCTTCTTGGTGCAGATTTACGCGATGCTAACTTAAGTGGAGCAAATTTAATGGGATGTATTTTTCTAACGCAAGCTCAAGTAAATTCCGCTAATGGAAATCGTGATACGAGGTTACCACTTGGTTTAAAAACACCAGTTCATTGGATGGTGAAATAG
- a CDS encoding MFS transporter, translating to MISQEWRTLFWVGLSVLFALSLWFSASVIAPELIRFWDITSQLEAWLSASVPLGFVVGAFCSAYFGMADRFHSRKVFAISALSGSFFNGILIFVDQALLGILLRVLTGVCLAGVYPIAVKILSQWFPRKRGLAIGILIAALTLGSSLPHFVLMFFSSFQWQFVLITSSVLSILSAIIIYFIVKDPTITPTKTPFSITLIHQVVKNKPVMLANYGYFGHMWELYAMWTWLPTFLAASFYNNSPGVSPWIIAFSSFLSIGIAGGIGCVLGGIISDKIGRANLTMISMMISAICSILIGFTYGQVIWLTLAVSFIWGMTVISDSAQFSAAVSEVSDSSYVGTALTFQMCIGFLITIFSINLIPVSQKIMGWEWVFTLLAIGPILGIVSMVKFKYYELTAIGGNKNEDTATRI from the coding sequence ATGATATCACAAGAATGGAGGACATTGTTTTGGGTTGGACTTTCTGTCTTATTCGCCTTGAGCTTATGGTTTAGTGCATCAGTTATAGCACCAGAGCTTATTCGCTTTTGGGATATTACCTCGCAATTAGAAGCATGGCTATCAGCTTCAGTACCTCTTGGCTTTGTAGTAGGAGCATTTTGTAGTGCTTATTTTGGTATGGCAGATCGCTTTCATTCTCGTAAAGTTTTTGCTATCTCTGCACTAAGTGGTTCATTTTTTAATGGAATTCTCATCTTTGTTGACCAGGCTTTACTCGGAATTCTCTTAAGAGTTTTAACAGGTGTATGCCTCGCTGGTGTATATCCTATAGCTGTTAAAATACTATCTCAATGGTTCCCTAGAAAGCGTGGACTTGCTATAGGTATATTAATAGCTGCATTAACACTAGGTTCTTCTTTACCACATTTTGTGTTAATGTTTTTTTCATCATTTCAATGGCAGTTCGTACTCATCACGAGCTCTGTACTATCCATTCTTTCAGCAATTATCATCTACTTTATTGTAAAAGATCCAACGATAACTCCGACAAAAACTCCTTTTTCCATTACATTAATTCATCAAGTTGTAAAAAATAAACCAGTAATGTTAGCGAACTATGGGTATTTCGGGCATATGTGGGAATTGTATGCGATGTGGACGTGGCTGCCTACATTCTTAGCTGCTAGTTTTTACAACAATTCACCTGGAGTTTCACCTTGGATTATCGCATTTTCCTCATTTCTATCTATTGGAATTGCAGGAGGGATTGGATGTGTGTTAGGGGGCATTATTTCTGATAAAATTGGAAGAGCTAATCTTACAATGATCTCGATGATGATAAGTGCAATTTGTTCTATTTTGATAGGTTTTACATATGGTCAGGTTATTTGGCTGACTCTTGCAGTATCATTTATTTGGGGGATGACTGTTATATCAGATTCAGCACAATTTTCAGCAGCTGTTTCAGAGGTATCAGATAGTAGTTATGTAGGAACAGCATTAACTTTTCAAATGTGTATTGGATTTCTAATTACCATATTTTCAATTAATCTTATTCCAGTTTCACAAAAAATTATGGGGTGGGAGTGGGTTTTCACACTATTAGCGATTGGACCAATTCTTGGAATCGTATCTATGGTCAAGTTTAAATATTATGAGTTAACAGCAATCGGAGGAAATAAAAATGAAGATACAGCAACAAGAATTTGA
- a CDS encoding LLM class flavin-dependent oxidoreductase — protein sequence MEIGVSTFVETTPDLKTGKVISHAERIREVVEEIVLADSVGLDVFGVGEHHREDFASSSPAVILSAAASQTRNIRLTSAVTVLSSADPVRVFQDFATLDAISNGRAEIMAGRGSFIESFPLFGFDLKDYDELFEENLALLLKIRESEKVSWKGGHRPAIHNRGVYPRPVQDPLPVWIGSGGNSESVIRAGVLGLPLVLAIIGGMPVQFEPLVQLYKKAVAHAGHDISKLTVASHSHGFIADTTEEAADKFFPSTQYVMNKLGKERGWSPYTRGSFDMARTLEGALYVGNPKTVAEKIIYLRKNVGITRFMLHVPVGSMPHDDVMRAIELLGKEVAPLVRSEVAKWEKQESGE from the coding sequence ATGGAAATAGGAGTAAGTACCTTTGTGGAAACAACACCAGATTTGAAAACAGGCAAGGTGATAAGTCATGCTGAGAGAATACGAGAAGTAGTAGAGGAAATTGTCCTCGCAGATTCAGTTGGACTAGATGTATTTGGTGTAGGTGAACATCATCGTGAAGATTTTGCATCTTCCAGTCCAGCAGTCATTCTATCAGCTGCTGCCTCGCAAACAAGAAACATTCGTCTAACAAGTGCGGTTACGGTGTTATCATCAGCTGATCCAGTTCGGGTTTTTCAAGACTTTGCGACACTTGATGCCATTTCAAATGGACGAGCAGAAATTATGGCTGGAAGAGGTTCATTTATTGAATCGTTCCCTTTATTCGGTTTTGATTTAAAAGATTATGATGAATTGTTCGAAGAGAATCTTGCATTATTATTAAAAATTCGTGAATCTGAAAAGGTATCATGGAAAGGTGGACATCGCCCAGCTATACATAACCGAGGTGTTTACCCACGACCAGTGCAAGATCCTTTACCAGTATGGATTGGAAGTGGGGGAAATTCTGAATCAGTTATTCGAGCAGGTGTTCTTGGGTTACCGCTCGTATTGGCCATTATAGGGGGAATGCCTGTACAATTTGAGCCACTCGTACAATTATATAAAAAGGCTGTTGCTCATGCTGGCCACGACATTTCTAAGTTAACCGTTGCCTCACATTCTCATGGGTTCATTGCAGATACAACAGAAGAAGCAGCAGATAAATTCTTCCCTTCTACACAATATGTAATGAACAAATTAGGGAAAGAACGTGGCTGGAGTCCGTATACAAGAGGAAGCTTTGATATGGCTCGAACACTTGAGGGTGCTCTGTATGTAGGGAATCCAAAAACTGTTGCTGAGAAAATCATTTACCTACGAAAAAATGTAGGAATCACTCGTTTTATGTTACATGTACCTGTTGGCAGCATGCCTCATGATGATGTGATGAGAGCGATTGAACTATTAGGTAAAGAAGTAGCTCCTTTGGTGCGCTCGGAAGTTGCAAAGTGGGAGAAACAAGAAAGCGGAGAATAG
- a CDS encoding NRDE family protein encodes MCLINFAYKIDPVYRLILSANRDEYYKRSTAQAGFWKDVPNILAGRDLEKMGTWMGVTKNGRFAALTNYREPAKENKQVRSRGELVSKFLQFNENPKDYLDNIQENREHYPGFNLLVGNQDALYYYSNVENEIKLLQPGLYGLSNSLLDTPWPKVRKGKEGLQNCLNQAGEKLTECLFSSLQYADPVADSELPSTGVSIEWERKLSPLFIRTPDYGTRSSTVLFMKNEEVKFVERTYIGGQVKEIDFEFQIEK; translated from the coding sequence ATGTGCTTAATTAATTTTGCGTACAAAATAGATCCTGTTTATCGTCTAATACTTTCTGCAAATCGAGATGAATACTATAAACGATCTACAGCTCAAGCTGGGTTTTGGAAAGATGTCCCAAATATATTAGCAGGAAGAGACTTAGAAAAAATGGGAACATGGATGGGAGTTACAAAAAACGGTCGTTTTGCAGCACTTACGAATTACAGAGAACCGGCAAAAGAAAATAAACAGGTACGATCTCGGGGGGAACTAGTGAGCAAATTTCTGCAATTCAATGAAAATCCCAAGGACTACTTGGATAACATTCAAGAAAATCGTGAACATTATCCAGGATTTAATTTACTTGTTGGAAATCAAGATGCACTTTACTATTATTCAAACGTAGAAAATGAAATAAAATTACTTCAACCGGGTTTGTATGGATTAAGTAATTCTTTACTTGATACACCATGGCCGAAAGTTCGTAAAGGGAAGGAAGGTTTACAAAACTGCTTAAATCAAGCAGGTGAAAAATTGACAGAGTGTTTGTTTTCAAGCCTACAATATGCAGATCCAGTTGCAGATTCAGAATTACCAAGTACTGGTGTATCTATCGAATGGGAAAGAAAGCTATCTCCATTATTTATAAGAACACCGGATTATGGTACAAGATCTTCGACAGTACTTTTCATGAAGAATGAGGAAGTTAAATTTGTTGAAAGGACATATATTGGGGGTCAGGTCAAGGAAATAGACTTCGAATTTCAAATTGAAAAGTAG
- a CDS encoding phosphoglycerate dehydrogenase: MSTTTLEKVKTIKTLNNIAEVGLNVFNKGNYTIDNNSENPDAIVLRSFNMHSMEFEKNLKAIARAGAGVNNIPVEKCTEQGIVVFNTPGANANAVKEMVLTTLMASSRNLFAGVEWTKTLDGEGDQIPKLVEAGKKQFVGKEIKGKTLGVIGLGAIGALVANDALGLDMDVIGFDPFISVDTAWNLSRKVQRAMSLEQLYANSDYITVHVPLTNDTRGMFNQETFSIMKQGVHIMNFSRGELVNEDDMKIALESGKVGKYVTDFPNQNILKMTNVVPIPHLGASTKESEENCAIMAARQVKEFLETGNIRNSVNFPNASLPYTGKRRVATFHKNVPNMVGQITQAISSYNLNIADMVNRSRGEYAYTMIDIDNEVNGDIIPQLEEKITQIEGIVTTRLI, from the coding sequence ATGAGTACAACAACATTAGAAAAAGTAAAGACAATTAAAACGTTAAATAACATTGCAGAAGTTGGTTTAAATGTATTTAACAAAGGTAATTACACTATCGACAATAATAGTGAAAATCCTGATGCAATTGTTCTTCGCAGCTTTAACATGCATTCAATGGAATTTGAAAAAAACTTAAAAGCTATTGCACGTGCAGGTGCGGGCGTAAACAATATTCCAGTTGAAAAATGCACAGAGCAAGGTATTGTTGTATTCAATACTCCTGGAGCAAATGCAAATGCAGTAAAAGAAATGGTTTTAACAACGTTAATGGCTTCTTCACGCAATCTTTTTGCAGGTGTTGAATGGACGAAAACATTAGACGGTGAAGGAGATCAAATTCCTAAGCTAGTTGAGGCAGGCAAAAAACAATTTGTTGGGAAAGAGATTAAAGGTAAAACACTAGGAGTTATCGGTTTAGGTGCGATTGGTGCGCTTGTAGCTAATGACGCTCTTGGACTAGATATGGATGTTATCGGATTTGACCCATTCATTTCTGTAGATACTGCTTGGAATTTATCTCGTAAAGTTCAACGTGCAATGAGCCTTGAGCAACTTTATGCTAACTCTGACTATATTACAGTACACGTTCCACTAACTAACGACACAAGAGGTATGTTTAATCAAGAAACATTCAGCATCATGAAACAAGGTGTTCATATTATGAACTTCTCACGTGGTGAGTTAGTGAATGAAGATGATATGAAGATCGCATTAGAAAGTGGAAAAGTAGGTAAATATGTAACAGACTTCCCTAATCAAAACATATTAAAAATGACAAACGTTGTACCAATTCCACATCTAGGGGCATCTACAAAAGAATCTGAGGAAAATTGTGCGATTATGGCAGCACGTCAAGTGAAGGAATTCTTAGAAACAGGAAACATTCGTAATTCAGTTAACTTCCCGAATGCGTCTCTTCCATATACAGGAAAACGTCGTGTAGCAACTTTCCACAAAAACGTGCCAAATATGGTTGGCCAAATAACTCAAGCTATTTCAAGCTATAACCTGAACATTGCAGACATGGTAAACAGAAGCCGTGGTGAGTATGCGTACACAATGATTGATATTGACAACGAAGTAAATGGTGACATTATCCCTCAACTTGAAGAGAAAATCACTCAAATTGAAGGTATTGTCACAACTCGTTTAATCTAA
- a CDS encoding LLM class flavin-dependent oxidoreductase has product MSNIQIPVSVLNLVPIRKGQEAKDAIDSMVDLAQATEKMGYSRYWIAEHHNTSTLVSSATSILIKHTLENTERIRVGSGGIMLPNHSPLVVAEQFGTMATIYPNRLDLGLGRAPGTDMMTASALRRSQNDSVYTFPEDVNSLLTYFGPMERQDYVKAHPGVGTNIPIYILGSSTDSAYLAAKLGLPYVFASHFAPRYMEEAISIYRARFQPSEYLDKPYMTVCLNVIADESDEEARREQTSMQQFFLNVVRGTQNPLQPPVESMEDLWQPHEREMATSMSSVTLLGSKDSIRQQLTNFQEKYNVDEIMAVSYIYDQDKQKRSYEILKEVVDGK; this is encoded by the coding sequence ATGTCAAATATACAAATACCTGTTTCTGTTTTGAATTTGGTGCCTATTCGCAAAGGACAGGAAGCGAAAGATGCAATTGATTCGATGGTTGATTTAGCGCAGGCAACAGAAAAAATGGGTTACTCACGATATTGGATTGCAGAGCACCATAATACATCAACACTAGTAAGTTCTGCTACATCCATTTTAATTAAACATACTCTAGAAAACACGGAAAGAATTCGTGTAGGATCTGGAGGAATTATGCTACCGAACCATTCTCCACTAGTTGTTGCTGAACAATTTGGAACAATGGCTACCATTTATCCAAATCGTCTCGATTTAGGTTTAGGTCGTGCACCAGGCACAGATATGATGACAGCAAGTGCACTAAGACGATCACAAAATGATTCCGTTTATACATTTCCGGAAGATGTTAACTCATTACTTACTTATTTTGGTCCGATGGAGCGACAAGACTATGTGAAGGCACATCCAGGCGTTGGGACAAACATTCCTATTTATATTCTTGGTTCTTCAACTGATTCAGCATACTTAGCAGCTAAACTAGGCTTACCATATGTATTTGCTTCACATTTTGCTCCACGTTACATGGAGGAAGCCATTTCCATATATCGAGCAAGATTCCAGCCATCTGAATATTTAGATAAACCTTATATGACGGTATGTCTAAATGTGATTGCAGATGAAAGTGACGAAGAGGCAAGACGAGAACAAACTTCCATGCAGCAATTTTTCTTAAATGTTGTCCGCGGAACGCAGAATCCATTACAACCACCAGTAGAAAGTATGGAAGACTTATGGCAGCCTCATGAAAGAGAAATGGCTACATCTATGTCCAGTGTTACATTGCTTGGTAGTAAGGATTCAATTCGTCAACAACTAACAAACTTCCAAGAAAAATATAATGTTGATGAAATCATGGCTGTTTCCTATATCTATGATCAAGACAAACAAAAACGTTCGTATGAGATTTTAAAAGAAGTGGTAGATGGTAAGTAA